The Oryza sativa Japonica Group chromosome 11, ASM3414082v1 DNA window atatggattcttatcccctcttctaatattccttatttttaattccgaattttaactattaaattgtgtttctatatggactctggtcttctcttctaatattccttatttttaattccgaatttcagctatttctaaattgtatttctttatggactctgatttttctttttctccgattaatgtgagaatttctaggccatgagagcgaacgtggaggctcttttttctattcctttaataatataatagattgaagatgtttccgcggttcgtcatccgtgtttgagtcggttttaattttatgttttgggtcatctgtgtttgagtcggttttaattttatattttggttttaatctatatatCTTCTCTACTGTTATAATGTTTTTGctagtattttggtacgtcatccgtgtatgagtcagtttttaagttcatttgcttttggaaatacatttCCGTAATTGAGTCGgattttaagatcgttcacttgtGGTAATACATAAGGAATCATATACGAAATCtgttaaaaaactcgcatgctaacttgaaacgatcggactcctaactgcagcttatgattttttaaaaatatatatattcaagcgaactcccacagtgattttcatcttaactaaatcatataacaataataagaataaaatagacttcacccgttgcaacgcacgggcattttgtctagtcatctaataacaatgaaaataataattataaaattttttaaataagacgaataggaTATAAACCGttcaaaactgcacttattttgggacggatggagtatatacaACGATACAACGACTCACTCGAAACCGTATGTGAAGGCAATAAAAAACCGAGTAAATTAACGACCAACGAAAATACGTAGAGCCAGGCAACAcgcgtatgtatatatacagtATATACGTACGTGTTTGGCCTAGCTAGCTTCTGATTCGAACGATCCATCGTATATCTCTCTCCGTCCGTACGTCCGGCGCCCGTCTCGATCGACGATCTCGATCTCGAATTCTCTATGCCGTGCGACGCGTGCGGTTGCGCCTGCGcgcacggcggccgcggcgtcgtggCGCCCATGgaggtggacgacgacgacgacgagcagcaGTCGTTGGCGGCGCCGTTGCTCCTGGacctcgaggcggcggcggcggccgtggggtCTAAACCgccggccgacgacgacgatgaccttACCACGGCGACGACTGTGGTGGAGAAGATGGCGGCGGTGCTGTCCCGTATACGGCTCTCTTGGGTACGTATATTCGCCGTGCGTGCATGAATATGTAtaatcctagctagctagttttgCAGCGCATCtgctttaacttttttttttccttttcaaagaCTACAAGATGACTAGTTGGATCAATTTGTTTAAGGTTTGGCTAACTAATTTAATTCATGCATATACCATCCTGTCAAACCACAAAAAATattgaagttttttttcctttttcttttaaatgACGGCTCAATAATTCAGTTGGTAGCATATATCATTGATCTAGGGTTAATGGAATCCATACCACTTCAAAAGAACCATATTAGAAAAATACTATTACTAAAACTGAAATCAGGTGGATACCATTGATACTCTTCCAAAATTAATTAGAACTATCCCATCTCATAAATATTTCCATAGTCAGAACCTCTTTCAGGCGTCAGCATTTAGTAGCAACTTGCCCATCAACCGAAACACATACCTTACCGCAGATCTACTTCTGCCACCGCCGTTGCCTTCTTGGCTTTTAATTTCTCATCTCTCGTGCGCGTGCGCTATGATGATGCCATTGTTGGTATTGCCCTCATGCTCTTCATCCCGACTCCATCATTGCCGATGCCACGGTCGCTCCGTCCTAGCCCCCTTTACCACCTCTATCACCAAGTACGATGAGGAGGCCGGTGAAGATGAGCATAAGGAGAGGGtcggggaaaaggaggaggactACTCTCGTTGACAGCTGAGGAGATAAAGGTCATTACCACCAATGACAAGGCGgaggaggaaagagaagagGCATAGGGACGAATTGAATAGTGACAAGAAGGCCAACATTGTTGGGACCTTCATAGCTAGGAGACAAATTCTAATTACTTGGGTGGATGTTCATCCGTTTAGTGCAtgcaaattaaataattatgaaaaaaattcaaaaaagtgacaaaatagattaatatggaatatttcactccacaaacatacatgttcaaattcgacttTTACAAGTTGTAGAAAAACAACAAATTCAGTTGTAAATATACGTACACTAATTAGAAttaaatttattgttttttagttctgttataacttataaaaagttgaatttaaacttgcatgttggCAGAGTGACATTATCAATCTATTTTATCattcttatttttataaaagaGCACTCTCATATATAGTGAGATGAATCTAATTAACCCATTGATCTTTTTTTGGATGAGAAAAGATAAAAGGTCtagattaactttttttttgtgtgtgcacATGTGTGAATTTTATCGCTAACAATGAAAAAGTAAACTTTCGTTAATTTTacgcatgcaaaaaaaaatgcatgtgcaGGTGTTCTTGTTTTTGCTGTGGGTGTATTTGCTGAATTGGGTGAGAAGATTTACCTTGACATACACCGACGGCAGTATATGGTTGACTACGTTTGCTGTGATGGTTTCGGCGATACCCTTGACCGAGCTCTTCTACATACATGCCATGCGCATCGAGGAGATcacggaggacgacgacgacgccagtTACGAAGAAGCATCTTATAAACACAAGCAAAAGATGGGCAGGTGCATTCTCCgggtacgtacgtatatacgtcgttctgtaattaattaatgagaTCCATTGATTTAATTACTTTTCTCTAAATAATTGgcatgtatgtgtgtgtgtgttatatACTTGATGATAAAAAAGAATATGGCTAAAGCTTTTCAGTGAATTTTGATTCAGTTCAAAAATTCTCTACACGCATACTTATTGTATGGCGGGTTCAGCAGTACAAAGATTAGTTTTCAttggtttctttttttatccCTAAATAAATACTAATATGTGTTATTaatgcatacatacatacatacatatattgcAGTACGTATATGCTATACTTGATGGAAAAAAATGGTGTCTTTTCATTGAATTTGATTCAATTCAAAAGTAGCTTAATTACATCATTACATGGCGGGTTCCTCACAAAACTGAGACTCCTTTCTTTAGAATAGATGGTTTTTGAAGGATAATTGCAGGATTTGAATTAATTAATTCCTACAAGATTCATgtatcataactaattcatgtGTTGATTTTGTCTCCCGCTCTATGATAACGAGCTAAATCTGCATTATTTGTCTCCAATACTGTATACTACAATTAGCTTAGGTGGTGTtgggctaaactttagtccctctcacgaAAACATAAGTCCCTTGTGAGaagtccctccaaccaaacaccaccttatacTTCCTAGTtctcaaacaccaccttaattcCCCTGCATTTCAAAATAAACAAAAGTAACATCATCTTTTTTTCTTGTCTGGATTCTCATTCGTTTATTATATATCAAGATTCAAGAAAATTAACCTAACTGAAGATGGCTCGATTATATATTAATTTGTAGGGACTTTTGGTCTTGGCGTGGCTGTTTGTGATCGATTTTGGGAGAAGGGTTTGGGGAGAAGTTGATGAATTGCTACCTGCAATTTTTATCGTCTCCTGGCTCGTTATAACGGCGACCCAGTTCCTTGTCATGGCCGGCTTGTACATCGAGGGAATGCCACCTGTAGTGAGCGAAACTTAATTAGTAGCAGATAATTATACTAGATGATAGACGAAGATGTACCTGCATGTTTACAACTTTACAATGCATAGGAACAGTGCGCGTGGAGCCAGAAATTTTGTAAAGCCTGACAAagtactagaaaaaatataattaaatatatgatCTATATATACTCTCAAAATAACCGTCAAAGTATTGACCGCTATAATTCTTATAATTTTATACAAGTGATTAAGCATGGTCCGACAAACATGCATATAAATTTTCATAGATTAAAATAGATATGGTAATTAGTAGAAAATCTTAACTTACTTTGGCATTGATGCTTTGTAATTCTCCAACAGAAGTCCAAAAGACCAAAAAAGGAACTCTAGAGAACGAAAATGTATATTACTGCATGATATAATAAGACAACAATGTATTTATGACATATAAAACTTACTACTGTAATACTTAGCCCCAAACCTCTTCAAGCACTCCAAAAGGAAAAATATGTCGGTTCTTGAGGCAATAACCAATGATTCTTAGATCGAAGACATCCGCGGAGGGGTGACAATACAGCTGCTTCAGGAATATATATGCGTATGGGAAGTGCTCCACAACGCAGGAGAGGTGATCCATGAAGGGGCTGAGGACACAATCCTCTGGTGGTGGTTGGCCAGTGGCTTGTATACGGCAAAATCAGCATATGTCATGCAGTTCATGGGCAAAATGTTTTCGGATTCTGCTGAGCTTGTATGTTGTATGGGAAACTTGGGCACTGGGGAAACACAAATTCTTCGCGTGGCTGCTGGCGCAAAATAGAATATGGACGGCAGATCGTTTGCAATGCAGGGGCTGGCCAAATAACTATTTCTGCCAACTCTGTTTTAGAAATCTCGAAACGGTACAACACCTCTTCATGGAGTGCCCCTTCACGCAGTAGGTATGGCGGGACATCGGTCGCAAATTCAGACCGCAACGTTTCCTACatgcaggggcggatctacagtaTAAGCGtcggtgtcaggcgacaccgacgactttcggCAAAACCTATAACAAAACTGCTTATCCATATACTATAACACTATGTTCTaagtataattagcatactatgacaccgatagacacgttatgacaccaacaaactgattttctggatccgccactgccTACATGTGACCACAGACAACACTCTCCTCAATTGGTGGCACGAGCAAACAGATGAGGCAGAAAAGTTGCAACAGAAAGGGCTACGTTCAGCAGTCTTGACCACACTTTGGGAGATTTGGATGGAAAGGAACAATCGCATCTTCAGAGAGAAAGAATCTACAGCATCAGCACTTGCTAGCAAGATCATAGATGAGCTTCATTTGTGGAAAATGGCAGGTGCCAAGGGAGTGAAGTGTATTATGTTAATAGATTaagcttttgttttttttagggAGTGCAGGCAGGAAGAGTTCCTCCGGGAACGCCTCCCCTGCCTTCTGTTCTGTACAGTTTCTCTCACTTCTTCTATAATATAAAACCAGCTTGCTgggttctttcaaaaaaaataaaaataaaacttacTACTAATGGATTAATTGCGTGTACGAGGTAAACTCATTTTCCCATGCTTAAAGTCTTTGAAATCGTCGAGTCAAGTGCCTTCAAATCTCCTGCTCTGTACAACAAACCTTTGAACCACTCATCAGCTATCTACTCATACTTAAAACTTTAGCACCAACAAACCATTGAAGCCGCCTCCGCCTTCAAGGACCGCCGCAACGACACCACCCCGTCCTCCTCCTGCTACAAAAAGTAGCACCTCAGAGTTGTACCTCAACATCTATGACATCTCCCCATCCAACCATTACCTGTGAGCCTGTGACGGCAGGGGCTGTCGTGGtcatcggcggcggtggctgcgggAAGGTGGCACAGCGGTAGCCGGCCGACGGAAGCGGAAGCTCGGGGAGGGAGGAGGTatggccgggagggagagaggagaggaggcatcGATGCGCCATAAGTCATCTGTGCAGGGCTCACCATTTCGGatcaaaatttccgaaatttcggttCTATCGGACCCCAgatacgatattatttcggccgaaatttttaatttttttaatattctgttcgaatttgatcaaaatttatttaaaaatccATATAATTTCGgattgaaatttttgaaattttggtaTTTCTGCCCCACCGATACAAAACCCTAAACCAAGATATTAAACCCTGCGTCCGTGGAGATAGAGAGGAGGGCGGGacccattgacatgtgggtcccacttttttttatcttttatctgactgacatgtgggcccacaactttgttttattttataatttttatatttttgcttCCAGTGACACGTCATCGCCACATAGGATGATGACCAGGTCAAACCGGCtacataggcgccacgtcagccgaAACCGCCATCCAAACTGCCTTGGGACCTTATTTAcaccggttttgacagttgaggaTCCCACT harbors:
- the LOC136353830 gene encoding uncharacterized protein yields the protein MPCDACGCACAHGGRGVVAPMEVDDDDDEQQSLAAPLLLDLEAAAAAVGSKPPADDDDDLTTATTVVEKMAAVLSRIRLSWVFLFLLWVYLLNWVRRFTLTYTDGSIWLTTFAVMVSAIPLTELFYIHAMRIEEITEDDDDASYEEASYKHKQKMGRCILRGLLVLAWLFVIDFGRRVWGEVDELLPAIFIVSWLVITATQFLVMAGLYIEGMPPVVSET